A window from Musa acuminata AAA Group cultivar baxijiao chromosome BXJ3-10, Cavendish_Baxijiao_AAA, whole genome shotgun sequence encodes these proteins:
- the LOC103973789 gene encoding EPIDERMAL PATTERNING FACTOR-like protein 2 has translation METRRGRRRLGLQLKEAVVLCCGFVCLFSLCALLSSVPFCQIVDVGVGSSVTEPYPQAAAAAAEAEARRRQLVGGEPGSAPPRCTGKCGECTPCQPVHVALPPGTPVTTEYYPEAWRCKCGDRLYMP, from the exons ATGGAAAcgagaagagggaggagaagacTCGGGTTGCAGCTAAAAGAAGCTGTAGTCTTATGCTGCGGTTTCGTCTGCCTCTTCTCTCTTTGCGCTCTGCTTTCGAGCGTTCCTTTCTGCCAAATCGTCGATGTAG GTGTTGGAAGCTCAGTCACGGAGCCCTACCCTCAG gcggcggcggcggcggcggaggcggaggcgaggCGGAGGCAGCTTGTGGGCGGCGAGCCAGGGTCGGCCCCTCCACGGTGTACAGGCAAGTGCGGCGAATGCACCCCGTGCCAACCCGTGCACGTGGCGCTGCCGCCCGGCACTCCAGTGACCACGGAGTATTACCCGGAGGCGTGGCGGTGCAAGTGCGGCGACAGGCTCTACATGCCCTAA
- the LOC135650408 gene encoding uncharacterized protein LOC135650408, which yields MEMRALPLSSSHNCCPPTLGSCNSRCAPRPSACSVRPGRVWAMTEEKKSGEEGATKKSKQSLFGSITEALDFSQVRSSQDAVLIEDAREITRSGKKMTREQYGALRRKIGGTYKDFFKSYVDVDGQYVEEGWVDKTCKVCKKDTKGEPRQVDKLGRYVHVACLEKPNTGNFFSRLFSG from the exons ATGGAGATGCGCGCTCTTCCGTTGTCCTCATCACACAACTGTTGCCCTCCGACGCTTGGATCCTGCAACAGCAGATGTGCTCCAAGGCCCAGTGCTTGCTCCGTCAGGCCAGGAAGAGTGTGGGCTATGACGGAGGAAAAGAAGAGCGGGGAGGAAGGAGCGACGAAAAAGAGCAAGCAGTCCTTGTTTGGAAGCATCACCGAAGCCCTCGACTTCTCCCAGGTGAGGTCCTCTCAGGATGCCGTGCTCATAGAGGACGCGAGGGAGATCACCAGATCGGGGAAGAAGATGACTAGAGAACAG TATGGTGCGCTTCGGAGGAAGATTGGAGGCACCTACAAGGATTTCTTCAAGTCCTACGTAGATG TTGACGGGCAATACGTGGAGGAAGGTTGGGTGGACAAGACCTGCAAGGTATGCAAGAAGGACACGAAAGGGGAACCAAGGCAGGTCGACAAACTCGGAAGATATGTTCATGTGGCATGCTTAGAGAAACCAAATACCGGCAATTTTTTCTCCAGGCTCTTCTCCGGATGA
- the LOC135650464 gene encoding transcription repressor OFP1-like codes for MGNYRFRLLDMIANACFYKLKHMGQRAHKNSMGRGQPPRAAATTTPVHFSPPEPKLLPNRASHYYSSRAEADRFSFSPTRSKVLDTHFPVEPARKSKKCVRRKPIRAAPTKPKLAASSVPEFPAVASPVTPPYQLDLYIDGDNHEFQGIHAGDRFKSEDASSWPHSRSCRVTSSATDVIIEVDTNSSTTQTRKKLDEFDSVSELKLRPIITKPATSEAEQRKKQAKRSSPGLHRFPMRANSPRLASKKVQAQLGQRCGGTEAAAALERKGFLESFAVVKSSSDPGRDFRDSMVEMIVENNIRAAKDLEELLACYLSLNSNEYHDVIVKAFEQIWFDLAEVKLRNRRKEWLKDHSLNGCTMS; via the coding sequence ATGGGAAACTATAGGTTTCGGCTATTGGACATGATTGCCAATGCTTGCTTCTACAAGCTCAAACACATGGGCCAGAGAGCACACAAGAACTCCATGGGAAGAGGTCAGCCTCCAAGAGCAGCAGCAACCACCACTCCGGTTCATTTCTCGCCTCCGGAGCCTAAGCTTCTTCCCAATAGAGCCTCTCACTACTACTCCAGCAGAGCGGAAGCCGACAGGTTTTCCTTCTCCCCCACCCGTTCCAAGGTTTTGGACACCCATTTCCCCGTGGAACCAGCAAGGAAGTCCAAGAAGTGTGTGAGGAGGAAGCCCATCAGAGCTGCTCCCACAAAACCCAAGCTGGCCGCCTCCTCCGTCCCAGAATTTCCTGCGGTTGCGTCGCCAGTGACCCCGCCGTATCAACTCGACCTCTACATCGACGGCGACAATCATGAGTTCCAGGGGATCCACGCCGGTGACCGATTCAAGTCCGAAGACGCTTCCTCGTGGCCACACTCTCGTAGCTGCAGAGTAACATCCTCTGCCACCGACGTCATCATTGAAGTGGACACCAACAGCTCCACCACTCAAACGCGGAAGAAGCTCGACGAATTCGACTCGGTCTCAGAGCTTAAACTCCGTCCAATTATCACCAAGCCGGCGACCAGTGAAGCTGAGCAGCGCAAGAAGCAAGCCAAGAGATCGTCTCCCGGACTTCACCGGTTTCCGATGAGAGCCAACTCTCCGAGGCTGGCGAGCAAGAAAGTTCAGGCCCAGCTTGGCCAGAGGTGCGGCGGgacggaggcagcggcagcgcTCGAGAGGAAGGGCTTCTTGGAGAGCTTCGCAGTGGTGAAGTCATCGTCGGACCCTGGGAGGGACTTCAGGGactcgatggtggagatgatcgtGGAGAACAACATCCGGGCAGCGAAAGATCTGGAGGAACTTCTTGCTTGCTACCTGTCACTCAACTCCAACGAGTACCACGATGTCATCGTGAAGGCGTTCGAGCAAATCTGGTTTGATCTCGCTGAAGTTAAGCTAAGAAATCGGAGGAAGGAGTGGCTTAAAGATCACAGTTTGAATGGTTGTACAATGTCATAG